Proteins from one Prinia subflava isolate CZ2003 ecotype Zambia chromosome 4, Cam_Psub_1.2, whole genome shotgun sequence genomic window:
- the PPARA gene encoding peroxisome proliferator-activated receptor alpha isoform X2 gives MINVIATAKFRKKIVISASTVVFKSAFQLECHITVAIRFGRMPRSEKAKLKAEILTGENYVEDSEMADLKSLAKRIHDAYLKNFNMNKVKARIILAGKTNNNPPFVIHDMDTLCMAEKTLVAKLVANGIQNKEAEVRIFHCCQCTSVETVTELTEFAKSIPGFSSLDLNDQVTLLKYGVYEAIFAMLASVMNKDGMLVAYGNGFITREFLKSLRKPFCDIMEPKFDFAMKFNALDLDDSDISLFVAAIICCGDRPGLVNVGHIEKMQESIVHVLKLHLQNNHPDDTFLFPKLLQKMADLRQLVTEHAQLVQIIKKTESDAHLHPLLQEIYRDMY, from the exons ATGATAAATGTGATCGCAACtgcaaaattcagaaaaaaaatcgtAATAAGTGCCAGTACTGTCGTTTTCAAAAGTGCCTTTCAGTTGGAATGTCACATAACGGTAG CAATACGTTTCGGGCGAATGCCGAGGTCTGAGAAGGCCAAGCTCAAAGCAGAAATTCTAACAGGTGAAAATTATGTAGAAGATTCAGAAATGGCAGATCTTAAATCACTTGCCAAAAGAATTCATGATGCCTACCTGAAAAACTTCAATATGAACAAAGTTAAAGCCAGAATCATCCTTGCAGGGAAAACCAATAACAATCCA ccATTTGTTATACATGATATGGATACCTTGTGTATGGCAGAGAAGACCCTGGTGGCAAAACTGGTGGCCAATGGGATTCAGAACAAGGAAGCAGAAGTTCGAATCTTCCACTGCTGCCAGTGCACGTCTGTGGAGACGGTCACAGAGCTCACGGAATTTGCCAAATCCATCCCTGGCTTCTCCAGCCTGGACCTGAACGACCAGGTGACGCTGCTGAAGTACGGGGTGTACGAAGCCATATTTGCCATGCTGGCCTCTGTGATGAACAAGGACGGGATGCTGGTGGCCTACGGCAACGGATTTATAACCCGCGAGTTCCTCAAAAGCCTGAGAAAGCCATTCTGTGATATAATGGAGCCAAAATTCGATTTTGCAATGAAATTCAATGCACTGGATTTGGATGATAGCGATATATCCCTTTTTGTTGCTGCCATTATTTGCTGTGGAG ATCGTCCTGGTCTTGTAAATGTAGGACACATTGAAAAAATGCAGGAGAGCATTGTGCATGTACTGAAACTTCACTTGCAAAACAACCATCCTGACGACACCTTCCTCTTCCCAAAACTTCTCCAAAAAATGGCTGACCTCCGACAGCTGGTCACAGAGCATGCTCAGCTTGTTCAGATAATCAAGAAGACTGAATCTGATGCACATTTACACCCTTTACTACAGGAAATCTACAGGGATATGTATTAa
- the PPARA gene encoding peroxisome proliferator-activated receptor alpha isoform X1, with protein MVDTENQLYPLTPLEEEDIDSPLSGEFLQDMENIQDLSQSLGDDSSGALSLTEFQSLGNGPGSDGSVITDTLSPASSPSSINFATAPGSIDESPSGALNIECRICGDKASGYHYGVHACEGCKGFFRRTIRLKLIYDKCDRNCKIQKKNRNKCQYCRFQKCLSVGMSHNAIRFGRMPRSEKAKLKAEILTGENYVEDSEMADLKSLAKRIHDAYLKNFNMNKVKARIILAGKTNNNPPFVIHDMDTLCMAEKTLVAKLVANGIQNKEAEVRIFHCCQCTSVETVTELTEFAKSIPGFSSLDLNDQVTLLKYGVYEAIFAMLASVMNKDGMLVAYGNGFITREFLKSLRKPFCDIMEPKFDFAMKFNALDLDDSDISLFVAAIICCGDRPGLVNVGHIEKMQESIVHVLKLHLQNNHPDDTFLFPKLLQKMADLRQLVTEHAQLVQIIKKTESDAHLHPLLQEIYRDMY; from the exons ATGGTGGACACTGAAAACCAGCTCTATCCCCTTACtcccttggaggaggaggatatAGACAGCCCTTTATCTGGAGAGTTCCTACAAGATATGGAGAACATTCAAGACCTGTCCCAGTCTCTAGGTGATGATAGTTCTGGAGCTTTAAGTTTAACAGAATTTCAATCACTGGGAAATGGTCCAGGATCTGATGGATCAGTTATAACAG acacCCTTTCACCAGCATCCAGTCCTTCATCCATTAATTTTGCCACAGCTCCAGGTAGCATAGATGAATCACCCAGTGGAGCATTAAACATTGAATGTAGAATTTGTGGGGATAAAGCCTCGGGCTACCATTACGGAGTACATGCTTGTGAAGGTTGTAAG GGCTTTTTTCGAAGAACAATTCGTTTAAAACTCATCTATGATAAATGTGATCGCAACtgcaaaattcagaaaaaaaatcgtAATAAGTGCCAGTACTGTCGTTTTCAAAAGTGCCTTTCAGTTGGAATGTCACATAACG CAATACGTTTCGGGCGAATGCCGAGGTCTGAGAAGGCCAAGCTCAAAGCAGAAATTCTAACAGGTGAAAATTATGTAGAAGATTCAGAAATGGCAGATCTTAAATCACTTGCCAAAAGAATTCATGATGCCTACCTGAAAAACTTCAATATGAACAAAGTTAAAGCCAGAATCATCCTTGCAGGGAAAACCAATAACAATCCA ccATTTGTTATACATGATATGGATACCTTGTGTATGGCAGAGAAGACCCTGGTGGCAAAACTGGTGGCCAATGGGATTCAGAACAAGGAAGCAGAAGTTCGAATCTTCCACTGCTGCCAGTGCACGTCTGTGGAGACGGTCACAGAGCTCACGGAATTTGCCAAATCCATCCCTGGCTTCTCCAGCCTGGACCTGAACGACCAGGTGACGCTGCTGAAGTACGGGGTGTACGAAGCCATATTTGCCATGCTGGCCTCTGTGATGAACAAGGACGGGATGCTGGTGGCCTACGGCAACGGATTTATAACCCGCGAGTTCCTCAAAAGCCTGAGAAAGCCATTCTGTGATATAATGGAGCCAAAATTCGATTTTGCAATGAAATTCAATGCACTGGATTTGGATGATAGCGATATATCCCTTTTTGTTGCTGCCATTATTTGCTGTGGAG ATCGTCCTGGTCTTGTAAATGTAGGACACATTGAAAAAATGCAGGAGAGCATTGTGCATGTACTGAAACTTCACTTGCAAAACAACCATCCTGACGACACCTTCCTCTTCCCAAAACTTCTCCAAAAAATGGCTGACCTCCGACAGCTGGTCACAGAGCATGCTCAGCTTGTTCAGATAATCAAGAAGACTGAATCTGATGCACATTTACACCCTTTACTACAGGAAATCTACAGGGATATGTATTAa